ACACAACGCAGACACGCACCCCTGAGCCCCGACACCGCAAGCGTATTCGCTAGGACGCCCCTTCCCTGACCCGCCCGGCCCATCCCCAGGTGCGAGTCGGCCTCTACCTCCCGGTCCCTGCGCGCTACCGCGGCACCACGCCTCTGGATGCCCTCTCTGGGTTTCCTCGCACACGGAAGGGGCTGTTAAGAGGCCTGTCAGCCTTCCACCCTGGTCAGAGCCCCGTCCGCCACTGGGTCTGGCTTTCCCTTTATCACCTCTCCTCTTGCTCACTCTAGCCAGGGTCAAGAATTCCCGCCATCCTCGGCTTCAAAAATCAAGCCAAGCGGTCCCAGCGTGCTTTGCGCTACCGCCGTACAAAAACATGGCAGCGCTCAGCGCCCCTCCCTGATCCCGGCATGCACCGCGGGGTAGGCCCGGCCTTTCAGTTGAGCAGGAAGATGGCGGCCTCTGGCGGAGAGCCGCAGATCCTGGTACAGTACTTGGTGTTACGAAAGGATCTATCACAGCCTCCGTTTTCCTGGCCAGCAGGCGCAGTGGTTGCACAGGCCTGTCACGCAGCCACCGCGGCCTTGCACCTTCACCGCGACCACCCGCACACAGCAGCTTACCTCCGGGAGCTAGAGCGCATGCGCAAGGTGGTCCTCGAGGTGAGGCACTAGGAAGAGGGGTGGGACCTTGAGGACGTTGGACCGGAAGTGGGTATAGTTTTGAGTCCGGGCGCCTAACATCACGCATTGGGTGTGGcattagagtgtgtgtgtgtgtgtgtgtgtgtgtgtgtgtgtgtgtgtgtgtgtgtgtgtgtgtgtgtgtgtgtgtgtgtgtgtgtgtgtgtgcctaacATCATGGAGTGGGTGTGgcattagtgtgtgtgtatgtgtgtgtgtgtgtggggcgcCTATCATCATGGAGTGGGTGTggcatttgtgtgtgtggggggcgccTAACATCATAGAGTGGGTGtggcgcgcgcgcgtgtgtgtgtggaAACGGTTCTGGGGCTTGAGCTACTGCCCGGCGAGCCTTACCTAGACAGGGCGGGGCCTGACGGTGTGAGAAGTGGACACCCGGCTGGTTATAAATGCTTTCTGCGCCGCTCCGGTCTCACCTGTGTCCCTCTTAAATAGATGCTTGTGAGGGCGGAGGGCTTTCTACCCGCCTTTCTACCTGAGTGCTGTGCTGGCCTTTTAATGGCTGTGCCGAAAAGTACAGTCCTTATCCCTCTCCAGAAAACCGATCCAGAAGGGTAGGGACTCAGGGTTCCTTATTGCAAGTGAAATCAAACTGAAACATTTACCTGGGTCTGACcccaaaatttgaaaataaatgtgaacCCTAGTGTGATTAACCTAGCATCACTGGTAAGGTTCTTTTTACAGATGGCCAAACAGATCTTACCCTTACCTTCTGTCAGTTCTAGAAGGTAGAACTCTAGAAATGTATCTTAAGAAAATAACAAGATGCACCCAAAGGGCATTGCACAAAGATACTCATAGGGGCGTTTTACAATAGTAAAAAATGTGGAAATCATTAAATTTCCAATACGGTGAGTTGGCTAAACTTCGGCCCTGATAATGGATTATTATGAAACTGGCCTaagtgacacgactgagcgactgaactgaactgagcctcctAAGTCGTGTTTTTGAAGTACATTTAGCTGGCATGCAAGAGTGCTCATGATGTGGTGCTCACTGAACTATATTCTACATACAAAATGATCCAGattatgaaaggaaaaactaagaaaatacatCCAAATACTAAATAgtggaattttgtttttttagtaatgcttctctctgtttttacttttctacattaagcacatattttataatgaaaaaatgattgctttcattttaaagcagctttcttcttattataaaatttatcttAATAACTGAGGTGGAGGGTTGGGGGTAATTCCTTCTTGGCTAGCTGGCAAAAGCattatttttcaagagaaaacTTGCTGTTGAGTGTTGAAACATCAAATAGTAACCTGCAGGGAGAAGTCCTGAGAATCTGTaaggcagaaaagaaacagataGTCTTtcctttggattctttttataGGACTTTTATAGGAAGACTTCAAGAAATCATGTGGTTTGGACATCTCCCTCTCTTGCTTTTAGCAGATAAAATATTTACCCATTTTCTCGGATGAGACATCTGAAGCCCAGAGATTAGGTGACTCCTCTGAGTTTAAAAGACATGTCATGAGTCTGTTGTTAGCTGTGACTCAAGAAAGGGACTTAGGAGTCACCACTGACTAAATAAAGGTGCTCCTGTAGCCACAAAGACCAATAAGATATAAGACAATGCCATGATTAACTCcatttactgagtgtttactgtgtgccagacacagaTCTGAGCCTAATTTCACTGAATCTCATTACTACTAGGAAGCattatcatcccattttataGGGGGGAAACAAAGGTTCAGCTAAGCCACACAACTTATCAGAGATCACACAACGAGTAAGGGGTgcaaagttaaagtgttagttgctcagttgtgtccaactctttgtgaccccatggactgtagcccaccaggttcctctgtccatggaattctctgggcaagaatactggagtgggcagccattcccttctccaggagatcttctcaacccagggatcaaactcaggtctcctgcattgcaggtagattctttaccatctgagccacaagagaagcccagaaaGTGGTACAGCAAGGGTTTGAACTCACTCTTAACTTTACTATGCTACTCCTGGTgctgaaaaaggaaggaagggaagtcaATGCAAGTCCTTCAGCATGCCCAAAGGACTCAATAGATTAAGAGTAGCAATCCCAGCATCCTCTACTTTGATAAGACAAACCTCTGGTTATCTTAGTGGCTTCTGCTTTTCTAggcaatatatatttgttgtgtatacacacacacacacacacacgcaccttATGCAACATAACACACTAacgatctttattttctgagtgaTAGCTTTACTGTTTCCTGTAATGGGATTCGCATGGGTGATAAAGATGATGAGAAATGATTTCAGAAAGACACGAGAGACTCATTTGCCCACCATTGAGTTAACAAGGGGGAACTATCCCAGCAGTAAGAAAATCCTTCTTGGTTTGTGTGGACTGGGGTGGAAGTAGGAGGGAGGTGGAAGTGATGTGATTTTAGAAAGCCTTCCAGTAGTCAACTCTTAATGTCAGAGCTGGCTGTGGGATTAGTGATGGCTGTTTAGTCACCAGAACTAGAAAATGCATAGAGCATAATTACTGATAGAGCATTCCCTCAGCATCTcaggaggggagagaaaaagctccattttatacataggaaTATTAAACCttaccccactcccaccccttcAGAGAGTGAATGGCAAATGGAGCGATGAAGCTGTTGCTTCTGGAGACATTCTCTACAGCGCCTTCTTTGGTAGAGCTGTTACTCCACTTTCAGTTAAGAGGAGTCCcccttcatac
This window of the Bubalus bubalis isolate 160015118507 breed Murrah chromosome 12, NDDB_SH_1, whole genome shotgun sequence genome carries:
- the PTRHD1 gene encoding putative peptidyl-tRNA hydrolase PTRHD1; this encodes MHRGVGPAFQLSRKMAASGGEPQILVQYLVLRKDLSQPPFSWPAGAVVAQACHAATAALHLHRDHPHTAAYLRELERMRKVVLEAPDETTLKLLAEMLQQKNIDHKLWMEQPENIPTCIALRPYPKEEVSQYLKKFRLFK